The Argentina anserina chromosome 5, drPotAnse1.1, whole genome shotgun sequence genome includes the window ATCACACAGTTTGGTGGTGGTAATAGCATGGAGAGGCAGAGGTCATCTTCCTCGGTGGGAGGCTCGTCCGAGGACTGAGGTCCTAGAGGTGGCTCCGACGGCGGTACCACTACATCTGCCCAATCCAAAACAGCTAAAAATGGATTCTTGCAAACATGCTTATCAAACCACTTTTCATCACAGTTGAAACAGAGCTTCTTCAAACGACGCTCTTGTTGCTCCGCCTTGGTAAGATAACGAAGAGGTGGACGGGGTGGGGGTTAGGAGTGGAAGTTGGAGGTCGCGGCGTTTGAGTGGTGGTGATTGGAGTTGGCGGTGGGGTGGGGTTGGAGTAGTGAGGGGTGAAAGAGCGATGACGGGGTTTGGATAGTTGGCGCAAATGACCATTGCGTTGTTCAATGAGCTTAGCCAGTCATTGGGCTTCCTCCAAGGAACGCGGCTGCCAAGTTTCAACATCAAGTCGGATTTCTGGGCGTAGGTCCCCTGTAAAGATGTGCACAAGCTCGGAGTCCGGCCAGTCCGGCGCACGGCACGAGAGTTTGGTAAAAGCCAAGATGAAGTCATCAACCGACCCAGTTTGCTGCAAGTGAGAGAGCTGGCTCTTGAAATTGGTAGTGGAACCGCCACCGAAACGGGACAAGAGGGCTGCCACAAAATCGTCCCATGTCGGAAAGGGGTGTCGGAGTTCGTAGGAACTCATCCACAGAGATACCTTGTTACTAAAGTGGAGTGTGGTCGTTTGAACACGGTCCAACGGAGGAACATGGTTGACATGCATATACCGTTCGGCTAAGGAAACCCAGCCAACAGCGTCTTCGCCGTTAAAACGAGGGAGATCGATTCGTAGAGGTCGATAGAGTGGTTCAGGGGGTGGGTATTGTGGAGCTTCGTATTGGTAGTAGTGGTTCTGAGGTGGTGGTCCAATGGGAGGCACGTTGGAGGAGGAAGGTTGATGTGTGGAGGAAATGGGAGTAGGCAGTGGGCGTGGAGTGGTGCTCATGTGAGGATGGGGGTGTGAGAGAGAGGCGTGCGCTGCGGTGGTGTTGTGAGTAGTGGTTGGAAAGAGCCAAAAGTCATAAAGGGAGGGGGAGGGTGTTGAGATGAACTAGGAACAGAGTCTCCAAGAGGGGTGAGAGTGAGTGAAGGGCTAGAGAGATGGGGATGGGTGGAGGATGATGGCATAGCGGAACCCCAATGTTGGAAGACATGGTTTTGGAACGCAGAAAATTGTTGAGTCAAGTAAGATTGATTCCTCGCAATATTGTCGATGGTATGGTGGAGGTCTTCATTGTTGGACTGAATTGTGGACTGGATAGTGAGGTTTTGGGATTGTAAGGCATCAACAGCAGCTTGGAAGGTGGATAAATGGTCAGTGGAGGGTGGTGTAGCAGTGGAAGGGGGTGTGGTGGGTGGGATAGGGGGAACATTTCCGTTGGTGGCTGCCGGCGAAGGCTGCCGGACGTGGTTGCTACGCATGATGGTCTCTGATACCAGATAATAGGTACCAACACTAAGCTAGGCTAGAGGAACAGGAATTAAAACATTACTAGATTCATTCATGCCCCAAATGAGGTCTTGGAATTACAATATATACTATTACTGCTCAACCATACAAGGGAAAATGGGAGCAAGGATCTTGGGACCGCCCTGAAGAGAAAATGACAAACTAACAGTAACTAACAAAGGAGACAAACTGCAACAACTGAATGCTAGAGATGAGGACAGTAGTACTAGTTGGATAAGAGCCATGGGTGTGCTGAGTAATTGTACTTCTGGTGCAGACCTACAGATGATGCATGTGGCTGAGATTAGTGGGCTAATAGAGGATTTGGGTTGAGGTAAATAGGTTGGTCTTAACATTATGGTGATTCTGATATAGATtcatgcctctatatataggagaaacaaggtctcAACTTTCTCTcacagcccttggatcaaaaacaaatcaatggctgagataattatGATGAGCTCACTAGATCTctgagtaatgattcggtcatatctccctgtaggaataagatattgattcgattccaaatcctacagaaactaaaCTCACACaaatttctatccatataaggtacatctTCTTATTCgatctgagctgtccaggacagcccgtcaaagttggactatgaatctTGACAACTTtctgattcttgaatggattgggattttaagtgcatatattcttctcttaataattctgatttatatgTATGAAAATAGCTTGATATACACCTTGGAAATAGATCTCCAACTTGGTTTTAGAATTCAACTCCCAATAAGAAACCATCAATGCCGCACGGCCTCTCCTTATTATACTAGAAAACTGATTTTCAATCTCTCCTCTTTCCTTGCGCAACTAGGATtgatttccttctccaacatggatttgtcttttctaataagaataagtacattagaaataaagaaataggaaaggaTGAATCGTATTCGAAGAAGGAATCATATtacaacaaggattcttaacacttagcacgatttcatcatcaattcactcataatcgatataCGCTCTACCTAAACACTTATTCatataaaagaaactaaaacatactaattAAGAGGTAataaagagtaagaatatggcataaacgcattaagaatgtcacactttgtgctcctatcacaatTATCCACCATGAATTTGGGTTCACTTGTGAACCTTGATTTGTGACTTGTACATTTGCATATTCTTCTCGCATCCCTTAGGTTCTCCTAGCTAGAGAGGGTTTTTCCAATCCCTTGGGTACGACATCCCCTACTCACAATCCCACTACACTATAACTTGACCCTTATACTTAAGGGTGACATTTGAGTCGACAATAGCCTAGTTTACATTTTAAGTggttattttagtttttagaaGTAACTCTACGTCCGAAACAAATTTAAATCACTACACCATCTTGCATATATCCACCATGAATTTGGGTTCACTTGTGAGTCTTGATTTGTGACTTGTACATTTGCATATTCTTCTAGCATCCCTTAGGTTCTTCTAGCATCCCTTAGGTTCTTCTGCTAAAGAGGGTTTTTTCAATCCCTTTGGTACAACATACTCTACTCACAATCCCACTACACTATAACTTGACTCTTATACTTGAGGGTGACCTTTGAGTCGACACATCTCTAAGGAGTCTCTTGTCCACAATCTGAAACTCATGattcttttttcattttattgtcACAGAGTGTGTAATCAaagatcaaattcaaaataaaaaatttcttcATAAATATGGGTTATCACAGTTGTTTATTGAATACTAATTTGTTTTACCTGATTTAGACAATATACCAAAAGTATTGTTTGAGATTTAACCCCTGTATTATAATACCTATTATTTGTACACTAGAGCTATAAAAGAATGTGGCAGTTATATAAACCATTATCTTACTTATGTCAGTACAATAAACTTTAactgaaaaatcaaacaatatattttttttgttcacaATCTTGATGACTTACTAGTGTAGTGCGAGTTGATGAAATCCATTAGGCTGATTTGGATTCGGAAAGTCCAAACCCAAATCCACATTCTCAAGTACCTATAACAAAACGGGGACTAAGACGATGTTTACATTGCcgataaacaaaaacaaaacagaaaattaaaAGTATCCCTTGATTGAATACCAAAATGATTTTCACTTATTTAGgttgaatttcaaaaattgTATGATATCCTAGCAAAACATTCATATGTACTAGACGTATTGAAGATACTATGAAATTGAGACGCAAAGAGAGGCCTTGTATTAAACATTACAACAtaacaaataatgaaatatgtaTTGGAGAAACCAAGAGGTTCTCACCAAATGAGAGTACAAGTTATTGGAGTATACTATGCAGATAGGTATATACACTAGGTCAAATTTGCTTATCATgcacattttttttataaatatatatagtaataTGATGAGAATAGAAACACAACCACTTCAATCAAAATCAtccatttttgttttcaatgATATAGAGCACATTAAGAGCATTAAGTTGATGCTGAAATATTATCGAGGTAATTCAAAGTTTTGAACAGAGGTAGTTGAAATTGTTGCAGCTGATGGACAAATCACTCCAACTATGTTATTCCCCAGCGATGATCGATTAAGACAAAACATACAATTATATAACTTGGATGAAGATAAATTAGAAGTGTTTCCTTCTGTTCGATCAAATCATGATAATGATAAAAATATGCACCAACTAAATTCATCACATATATGGAATTGCTAACCTAAAAATCAAATGAAACAACGGTTTATACAATTTCAAAatgtttaaattaaaaaaaaattgcttctattcatacctcctcATTTAGCACCTAGACCTCCCTACATTTTTGTACAAATTTATTTCTCATCCTGCCCTTAACAAATtagaagaaaggaaaaaaaattcaattgtTGGCTCTATTGTTTGCaagcatcttttttttttattgtgtttggatACAACAGATGAAGAAGATTGTTGAGAAAATATGGATTCAATTGAATTTACAAAGAAGTGAATGAACGATATGAGTAGTGGTACATGAATATAGGGTCTGTTCAAATTTTTGGGAATTCAAGGGTTGAGTTTTGCATTGATTTGGGTATATCTattctatatatttttaatcaaaatatactcaaattttgTAACATCGAACCTAACAAATTTCCAGTACTTTAGAAACCTAAATTCATAACATGTAAATAATTGGAAGATGAATTCAAAGTCAATGTTTCCTCTCTTGCCTGCAAATCAATCCACCTCAAATTTGATAATAATAGAAATATATGTGGTATTCTGATGAGCGGGTGGGAGGAAGGGAAGAGAAAGAGTaagtttgagagagagaagaaagaaagaagacaattgaatttgaagcaattttttttttgtcaagaCTTGTTTGGGTTTTTCACAATTTTCTAAAGGGGCAGAATtgaaatttaatttgtacaaaaaTGTAAAGAGGTCTAGGTGATAAATAAGGAGGTATGAATAAAAGCactaaaaaaaacttacacTCTCAAAGTAAGGCTGGCAAGGCGAGGGAGATATTAATCATAATTAATGCCGAAAACCACTAGCGTTCCGACCAGACCTAGCAGATCACCTCGCTCAGCTTGGTTCACATCACCTCCGACCCCAGCTTACTTCACACTACCTTCGGGCACATGTGGAATTTCGCATTTGATAGTCTCCACTGACAgaataaactgaaaaaaaaaacaaaaaaaaacccataaaCATTTGCAAAACCCATAAAACTTTAGGGTTTATTTTCGAAATTACCTGCACTATTCCTTGAAAAACTTGGTGGAGATCTTTGAAAGTCTGTATGGGCAATTTCAAATTACCAGTTGAAATCAACACCGTCGTGCGGCCTTTTTACGGCGACTCTGGAGCTTGGGATTGTTACTAATCGACGTGGTCCTTCATTCTGGACATGATTCGACGGAATTAGGCGACGAATCGAGCTAGATCACGATTTTAGAATCGGTGCACTGTTTCGACTTTCCTCTGCATTTTCTGGCCACTTCCCGGCGATTTGGTCTCCGGTGCAGGTATGAAAGATGTTTGGTTTTGTGTGATCAACAACTTTCATGTTGGGGTTGAATGATTTTGGTGAGGTTGGATAGGGGTGGctcgtggggcccacgcgcagcCACTTGGCGGTGCGTGCGGCAGTGCGTGAGGTAGTAATTGGATCAATGGGTGGCTCTGTTAGGTAGTAGTCATTGATACGAACCTAATGAAATATAATTTGTCAAATTTGGTTATCGTAAAAGACGTATGTGGAGATTTTCGGTTTAAGATTACGAATTTGTGATCGTTTATAAATAATTACATATAATTGATTTTGGCATGATATTGGGCTATTATTTTTCTtagttaattatattaattttcaGTTATTCAATTTGGATTAAAGTATGAGAATTATACGTATTATTTGAGATTTGGAATTGTTGACGATATATTCGGGAATGAGATTTTCAGAAGTTGAGCTACGAGTGGCTTGATCCCTTTAAAAAAGTACGTAGGCAACCTgaccaaggtttgggtgcagccacaattattttagattaaaTATCGTTTCTTTAATGATTTACCTTGGGTTCAAAACATAAACTCAAGTTGGGTTGTTACAGTAGTATCAACAACGTACTAGAGGAATTGTGTGTTTGGTTCGTGTGGGTTAGTGTGTTTGAACATTTAGTTAGTTGTCTATGAACATGCCGGTTGATATCATGTTCGTGACGGTGATTGTATATCTGTTTACGAGTGAAACTCGGGGTTATGTTATGGGGCTTGTGTCAGATCCTTTGAGGTGAGTGTATGTAAccagaagagaggggatgaaccgacAGATTATTGAGACACTAGGAGAGAGGGAATGAACTAGTGGCCTCTGCAGATGGCAAAACTGGAAGAGAGCGGATGAATCGACAGATTATTGAGACATTaggagagaggggatgaactagTGGGCTCTGTAGATGGCATAATCGACAGAACCGGAAGAGAGGGTATGAACCGGTAGAACCGAAAGAGAGAGGATGAACCGGCATAACCGGAAGAGAGAGGATGAACCGGCTGATCATTGAGACATTaggagagaggggatgaactagTGGTCTCAGAACCgggagagaggggatgaaccgatAATGCAATGAGAGTATGGAATTAGAAGAGAGGAGATGAACTGGTATAGCGTAGAGGaccggaagagaggggatgaaccggcaGCGGTATCGATGATACCAAGTCgctagaagagaggggatgcaCTAGTAGACTCTCGATAGAGGTTTATAAAGGAGAGGACTGATAACTCGTCGAGTGTTGTGTGGTCTCGTGTTTGCTTTCCAGGGGATGttgttttaaatataaatttacacTGTTCGATGCTTATAGAATATTATATGATTGTTATTGATCCAGTCGTCTTAGTGGGTTGGGCGGTTGTGGTTTAGGACGAGCTACGAGCTTCAGGGGTCCAATGATATTAAGTAACGAATATTGCATGTATGGTGAATTATATTTATGATTAGTGATTGTGAAATTTAGGAAATTGTGGGGAGCATGGAGGCTCCGGAGTTGAGTTGGTATAGAGATTGTAGAAGTATCGTTTTCATGTAGGTAGAGTTAGCTACTTTTAAGACagactatgccgaaattgTAGTATACTTCCTTAAGTAGTGGTTTCCACACCATTTACTCAAGATATCAGGTTAATATTTAGTGCGAGTTGTGTCACCTACCAACCTTTTCAATCTGGGCTTTGAGCGACGAGAGAGCCAAAAAGCAGGTGTTTCCTTAATGAGCATTCCATGCATCACAAATCAGCCGGAGCTAATGATCAAAATTTCGATCAAATGATTTCAGCCATTTTATTCCCCAGGGATTATAGATGTTGCGTGCAAACTCAGGTCCCACAACAaacattttgttgtccaaGGCAGTTCTCGAACCTAATAGTAGTTTTTAATACAACAAAGAGATATAGATGATCAGTTGATGTATGCAAGCTGCCTCAATTGATATGAAATTGAGTTAACCGTACAAGGGAGCTATGTTACAAAACATTGTATCTAACATTTatgaacaaaaattaaatgcaATAATTCAAATTGTATTATTccttttaataaataaaaaatctggctgctttctttttaattcttaAATAAACTTTGCAACGACAAATTCACTGTTGTTGGGTCAAgttttttatttgataaaataaaCTTAGCGATGATAAATTTTTGGACCAGTCAGGTTTTGCTTAGTTGGCAAAGGCGGACTTGAGGTTTATCACCCACATAGGTTCAATTCTCGTTGCTAGTAGGTCTCGTTGGTTCACGATATGTAAATTCTCCTGCCGAAATCCATATATGAGGGTTGTGCGACAGATACGTGTCTGTTATAAGTCGTTCAGAATTGAGGTTGTAGGTTTGACCCGACAATGGTGATGTagcataaattatatatatatatatatatatatatatatatataaagtgtCGATACAGGTATTTCGTTTccaatagttttatttaaaaatatatttggtGGCACTCTGGAGTTAATTTCACATGGGGTCAAACCCAAGCTTTAGAAGTCACTGGGAGGTCACTCACTCCACTCCACTCCACTCCACTCTACTCCAACCCGGTTTTGCTTTAGGGTTCCGATGCGGTGACGACTGACGAGGCGATGGCACTCAAAGCCGAAGCTCCGAAAGCTGCCGAAGTCGCGATTGCCTCAATTGGCCGCGGCTACGATGTCTCCATTGATCTACGCCTCAAGTACTGCAAAGGCGACTCTCGATTGATTGAaatcgacgacgacgacgacgggGCTCGCCGCCTTCTCCTCCCCGGTGGACCCACCATCCCAAACGTCCCCAAGTCCATCAAATGCGACAAAGGCGAGCGCACCCGTTTCAGGTCCGATGTTCTCTCTTTCCAACAGGTAACTAAAGATCCCAACTCTCTCGTGTGTTTCGATTTCCCGACAGGTTTTAGTTGTACTAAAATCGAGGTTTTGGTCGGGCGCAGATGTCGGAGCAGTTCAACCAGGAAGTTGGTTTGACTGGGAAGATACCCTCTGGTCTCTTCAACTCCATGTTTGAGTTCTCGGGTTCGTGGCAGAAAGATGCTGCCAACACTAAGACACTCTCTTTCGACGGCGTCTTCATCACGCTCTATACTGTTGCACTCGAAAAGTCCAACATGGTGCTACGTCATCATGTCAAGAAAGCTGTCCCGTCGTCGTGGGAACCTGCTGCATTAGCGAGGTGAAGCTACGAGCATTGGCTGTCGTCTTTTGTTTTTCGACAGAATAATGCACTCacccttgtgtgtgttttgATTGTAGGTTTATAGAGACGTTTGGGACGCATATAGTTGTTGGTGTGAAGATGGGAGGTAAGGATGTGATCTACATGAAGCAGCAGCATTCTTCGACTCTGCAACCGGCTGACATACAGAAAAAATTGAAGGACATGGCAGATAAAAGATTTTTAGATGCCAATGGACAGTACGGCACACCGTCTGAACAAGCTTGCAAGAATAACAAGGTTTGTGGATATTTTTCCTAACGCCTACTTTTAGCAGTTGAACATTTAAATTGCTGTGATTGATCAGATATGCCTACAGCCGTCAATTTTTTATGTTGGTGTTGGGACTGCTTCAAGTTTTTCTTTGCCTATAACTTTAGTGAAATTTTTATTGTAGTGACTGGTGATTCCGCTCACTTGTTTTCAAAACAGCCGCTGTCTAGATTTTGGAAGATTTAGGTCAATAATCTTTGTTCTAGATGGCCCTAAATCTTATTGTGCTTTTGTATCTATAAATTTTCCACTcttatgagtatcttttagcTTGATTTAGTTATATTGGTCATAAGTCTTGGGAGTCATAGGAGACCACTTAGGGTTCATTGGCCAACAAAATGGGAGTTTGCCTTTTGTGTACTTTGGACTTGCTGATctccaaaaatgaaaattcttTTGAAGTTTTCCTTTATCACATTGTCTGTCACTACACTGCCCAATAATCACTAATGTCTACTGATTTGCTAATTCTTCACGAATACTGCTATGAGTCTACTTTTACTTTTCCTGAAAATCACATACACCGTTACACCACTTGTCAGATGAGTAAACTCAATGATTAGTTCTTCTGAAATCATATGTATGTTATCTTCTTTGTCATTAGAATGTTGCTTCTGGTCTCGGATTTCCTACCTCATGAGCAAATGGGAAGCAAAGAATGGGGAATATCAATTGCTTAGCAACTCTGCAGTGATATTTCTGTTCCAaattacaaagaaaaaaaaagggggaTTTAGATATACACCCATATTTGAAGGCTGCTTTTAGATTCCACCCACTCATACAACTTGTAAATTTAATTCTCTCTAGATAAATCACACTTACATCATATCTGCCAAAGTGGAATGTTTAAGCATATATTGCTATATATCTTTTTAAGTGACCATCCTCGCTGAACCAAATTTAAGTGAAATGCTCCTGTATGCTTAGAAAAATTGGGTTTAGGGATTATTCAGGATAAACATTGAATGTGCTAAGATTACATATTGAATTTCTGGTAGTAGATCCATAATCACAATTGTGTTTGTGATTGTTCCAGAACAAATGAAACAAATGATACAGTAGAGCTAGGACAGTTAGTGTACGAAGTCTACTGGATACTAGATGCAGAAGCGCATAGTAGATCATTATGAACATCATGAACTATCGCGTGATAAAAATGGTTGTCATGATactttcttctccttcttccatAACCTGACCTCAGAGAAGGAAGAGATAAGAGGACCCTTTGGTGATTGTGGTCAGAGATCCATAATAGAGTTGGACCACAATGACCAGTGGTCTAGTGTATCTGTGATCATTCTTTACAAATGTCTGCTTTCTGGCATTCTATTCACTTTCCTCTATTTCTCTccattttttatcttttccaGCTCTATGTTGAATTTGACCCTAGTTTTTTCATTGGGATGGTGGACACAGTAGTAGAGTCGTATGCATTAGTTTGTATACTTTAGACTTTATAGTTTATACAAGTACCTGACCTCAAATTTTAATTGCCAGTTTGAAATCAGGGAGCAGCGGTTGCGGTTTGCAGATACTAGTCCATCAAGTTCTTATTCGCACAAGGAAGTGAGTTGTATGAATAATCATCTTCATTGCCTTACCGTCAGATATCCTTACAAGTACTATAAAAAAGTTCTCTGCCTATTTTCTTTAGTcactaaattatttttaaattgcAGGATATTGTAAGTATTCGCAAAAGGAGAGGTGGCAGTGATATCAAGAACTTGTCCCATAATGAATGGCTACAAAGTGTTCAAGTTGAACCTGATGTGATCACAATGTCATTTATACCGATCACCTCTCTTTTAAATGGAGTCCCAGGGAGTGGATTCTTGAGCCATGCAATAAATCTTTATTTAAGATGTAAGCCTTTTTCCCCTAGTTGCACTCTCTATTTGGTTTACTTTTCTATTTACTGTTATTATAAATTATAGATATTTTTTGCTCTTACATTTCTTGAATATAGTTCTGAACTACATAAAAACTTAAGGTGATTAGAGAAAGAGGAAAAGCGTGTGCCAAATACCTAAAAGccatgcatattatgttt containing:
- the LOC126793378 gene encoding MACPF domain-containing protein At4g24290 isoform X2, whose translation is MALKAEAPKAAEVAIASIGRGYDVSIDLRLKYCKGDSRLIEIDDDDDGARRLLLPGGPTIPNVPKSIKCDKGERTRFRSDVLSFQQMSEQFNQEVGLTGKIPSGLFNSMFEFSGSWQKDAANTKTLSFDGVFITLYTVALEKSNMVLRHHVKKAVPSSWEPAALARFIETFGTHIVVGVKMGGKDVIYMKQQHSSTLQPADIQKKLKDMADKRFLDANGQYGTPSEQACKNNKFEIREQRLRFADTSPSSSYSHKEDIVSIRKRRGGSDIKNLSHNEWLQSVQVEPDVITMSFIPITSLLNGVPGSGFLSHAINLYLRYKPPIEELHQFLEFQLPRQWAPVFSDLPLGPQRKHQSNASLQFSLMGPKLYVNTSLERGQ
- the LOC126793378 gene encoding MACPF domain-containing protein At4g24290 isoform X1; this encodes MALKAEAPKAAEVAIASIGRGYDVSIDLRLKYCKGDSRLIEIDDDDDGARRLLLPGGPTIPNVPKSIKCDKGERTRFRSDVLSFQQMSEQFNQEVGLTGKIPSGLFNSMFEFSGSWQKDAANTKTLSFDGVFITLYTVALEKSNMVLRHHVKKAVPSSWEPAALARFIETFGTHIVVGVKMGGKDVIYMKQQHSSTLQPADIQKKLKDMADKRFLDANGQYGTPSEQACKNNKFEIREQRLRFADTSPSSSYSHKEDIVSIRKRRGGSDIKNLSHNEWLQSVQVEPDVITMSFIPITSLLNGVPGSGFLSHAINLYLRYKPPIEELHQFLEFQLPRQWAPVFSDLPLGPQRKHQSNASLQFSLMGPKLYVNTSLVDVGKRPVTGLRLYLEGKKSNRLAIHLQHLSSLPKVFQLEDDPNGNFRRDSYDRKYYEKVQWKNFSHVCTAPVESDEDLSVVTGAQLQVENYGIKNILFLRLRFTTVSGATIVKHPEWEGSPGLAHKSGLISTLISHHFTTVQKPPPRPADVNINSAVYPGGPPVPIQASRLRKFVDTTEMTRGPQETPGYWVVSGARLVVEKGRISLRVKYSLLTVILPDEEELEEH